Proteins from a single region of Megalopta genalis isolate 19385.01 chromosome 3, iyMegGena1_principal, whole genome shotgun sequence:
- the LOC117218946 gene encoding vitellogenin receptor: protein MCRHFFAILFLNIAFDRIDSTATRCDEPEFFRCDTKCMSSIFLCDGEIDCIDGSDENNCNGIMPVFSAVKCATDEFQCANKSCISIEKFCDSRPDCADGSDEYANCVKEVKCDKFLCNDGHCIRNEWVCDGVPDCPDTSDEHNCESKPVPIDKCTNAFDRYLCENRRCISLNATCNEEDDCGDGSDESVDDCRTADSICNNEVECEHHCRRTPLGAQCSCRPGYKLIDNRTCADVNECETYGICDQLCTNTPGSYLCSCQHNYILGNDNRTCKAEGGEALIVYSVESEIRGLYLDSKVHFLLKENLENAAAVSLDADCIYWSDIKNGKEAIFRSFEGELEPEVVVTFGLNRPEAIAVDWITGNLYFTDSHLMHIGACNNNGTYCTVVIEETSDKPRGLALLPPSGIMYWTEWSVNSRISMASMDGKNNSLLVSENLVCPNSLAIDNVNGRLYWMDGKLKLIESIRLDGSDRRIVLQAVGKTPFSLAVFENKLYWSDRASGTVRSCDKFTGKDWKTVINASSAVYGIDIYHSVLKPNISNPCESNACSELCLLNPEHEYTCACTLDKELDPDQHTCRAVNEQMRLIVAAGDTFLGHRIESLGKPKVTSNVVSKNITLAAYNPLTDGLLVVANDRFTDIFELNTSTGALEAITSIENVALGGMDFDYVGNNIYMSDTSRRMIVIYNLNTNEKTVLFFEEEPHAIALVPEEGIMFVVFRVDGSYRIDLMKIHGIGPRTPIEGAKTRLLGPTVALCYHRGTKRLFWSDQGTGRIGSTTTKGFETRIFRDGLAEPVSLAVVGNYVFWSQYKSAELFWTSMIDTEQHRKSIASHLPKSFERSRLISLAAAHENDHECRRNNGNCSHVCLVSDLRSHICACPPGAMLLEDDRTCAPETSCWPNEMKCRQHDVCIKLHQRCDGVKDCPNGDDESDVCDEFHLSKCVGDGQFRCKSGECISEASRCNSRFECRDMSDEEGCQIKRNDCSKFEATLKKIADLLRTM, encoded by the exons ATGTGTCGCCATTTCTTCGCTATTCTTTTTCTAAACATCGCGTTCGATCGTATCGATTCTACAG CGACACGTTGCGACGAACCAGAATTTTTCCGGTGCGATACGAAATGTATGTCGTCCATATTTCTTTGCGACGGAGAAATCGATTGTATCGATGGATCCGACGAGAACAATTGCAATGGTATCATG CCTGTCTTTTCTGCGGTCAAATGTGCTACGGATGAATTTCAATGTGCCAACAAATCTTGCATATCGATCGAAAAATTCTGCGATTCGAGACCGGATTGCGCCGACGGAAGCGATGAATACGCAAATTGCGTAAAAGAG GTGAAATGCGATAAATTTCTATGCAACGATGGACATTGCATAAGAAACGAATGGGTCTGCGATGGTGTACCAGATTGTCCTGACACCAGCGACGAACACAATTGTG AAAGCAAACCGGTACCAATCGATAAATGTACCAACGCGTTCGATCGGTACTTGTGCGAAAATCGGAGGTGTATTTCTTTAAATGCAACTTGCAACGAAGAAGACGACTGCGGCGATGGTTCGGACGAAAGCGTCGACGATTGTAGAACCG CTGATTCGATTTGTAATAACGAGGTCGAATGCGAACACCATTGTAGAAGGACACCTCTAGGCGCCCAATGTTCGTGTCGGCCAGGTTACAAATTAATCGACAATCGCACATGCGCAG ATGTAAACGAGTGCGAAACTTATGGTATATGCGATCAACTATGCACCAATACTCCTGGATCTTACTTATGTTCCTGCCAACATAATTACATTCTCGGTAACGATAACAGAACTTGCAAGGCCGAAG GTGGCGAAGCTTTGATCGTATATTCGGTGGAGTCTGAAATCCGTGGTTTGTATCTCGATTCGAAGGTACACTTTCTGCTGAAAGAGAATTTGGAAAATGCAGCTGCAGTCTCCTTGGACGCCGATTGCATATATTGGTCCGATATTAAAAATGGGAAGGAGGCGATATTTCGGAGTTTCGAGGGTGAACTTGAACCGGAAGTCGTCGTAACTTTCG GCCTAAATAGGCCCGAAGCTATTGCAGTCGATTGGATAACAGGCAACCTATATTTCACTGATAGCCATCTCATGCATATCGGAGCTTGTAACAACAACGGTACCTATTGTACCGTCGTGATCGAAGAAACAAGCGATAAACCAAGAGGCTTGGCTCTCTTACCACCGAGTGG TATTATGTACTGGACGGAATGGAGCGTGAACTCGCGTATATCAATGGCGAGCATGGACGGAAAGAACAACAGTCTGCTGGTCTCGGAAAATTTAGTATGTCCGAATAGTTTGGCTATCGACAACGTAAATGGCAGACTGTATTGGATGGAcggtaaattgaaattaatcgaATCGATTCGCCTGGACGGCTCCGATCGCAGG ATCGTGCTGCAAGCTGTAGGAAAAACGCCTTTCTCGCTAGCAGTTTTCGAAAACAAGCTCTATTGGAGCGACAGAGCATCTGGAACCGTACGATCCTGCGATAAATTCACTGGCAAAGATTGGAAAACTGTAATAAACGCGTCCAGTGCAGTTTATGGAATAGATATATATCATTCTGTTCTAAAACCCAAC atttcgaatccgtgcgaatcgaatgcttgCTCGGAACTGTGCCTATTGAATCCAGAACACGAATATACGTGCGCTTGCACGTTGGACAAAGAACTCGACCCGGATCAGCACACGTGTCGCG CGGTCAACGAACAGATGCGCCTGATCGTCGCAGCAGGAGATACGTTTCTGGGCCATCGAATTGAATCATTAGGAAAACCTAAAGTGACCTCGAATGTCGTATCGAAAAATATCACTTTGGCTGCGTACAATCCTCTTACCG ATGGTTTGCTCGTGGTCGCGAACGATCGGTTCACGGATATTTTTGAATTGAACACGAGTACTGGCGCGCTGGAAGCCATAACGTCCATCGAGAACGTGGCATTGGGCGGAATGGATTTCGACTACGTCGGGAATAATATATACATGTCGGATACAAGTCGCAGGATGATCGTGATTTACAATTTAAACACCAACGAGAAAACGGTTCTGTTCTTCGAAGAAGAGCCGCACGCCATCGCTCTCGTTCCAGAAGAAGG GATCATGTTCGTTGTCTTCCGCGTGGATGGCtcgtatcgcatagatttaatgAAGATTCATGGAATCGGTCCCAGGACTCCGATCGAAGGAGCGAAAACGCGATTGCTTGGACCGACGGTGGCATTGTGTTATCACAGAGGCACGAAACGTTTATTTTGGAGCGATCAGGGCACAGGTCGTATCGGTAGCACGACGACGAAGG GTTTCGAGACGCGCATCTTCCGCGATGGGTTAGCAGAACCTGTAAGCCTCGCTGTCGTCGGTAATTACGTGTTCTGGTCGCAGTACAAGTCGGCGGAACTGTTCTGGACCAGTATGATCGACACGGAACAGCACCGGAAGAGTATCGCGTCGC ATCTGCCAAAAAGTTTCGAAAGATCTCGGCTGATAAGTTTGGCCGCGGCGCACGAGAATGATCACGAATGTCGCAGAAATAACGGCAACTGTTCTCACGTGTGCCTGGTCTCCGATCTTCGTTCGCAC ATTTGTGCATGCCCGCCAGGCGCGATGCTGCTGGAGGACGATCGAACGTGCGCTCCCGAAACCTCGTGTTGGCCCAACGAAATGAAATGCCGGCAACACGATGTGTGCATAAAATTGCATCAAAG ATGCGACGGCGTAAAAGATTGTCCGAACGGCGACGACGAGTCGGACGTGTGCGACGAATTTCATTTATCGAAATGCGTTGGGGACGGTCAATTCCGATGCAAAAGCGGGGAATGCATAAGCGAAGCGTCTCGCTGTAATTCACGCTTCGAATGCCGAGATATGTCCGACGAGGAAGGTTGTCAAATAAAACGAAACGACTGTAGTAAATTCGAAGCTACGCTTAAAAAGATCGCTGATCTTCTTAGAACAATGTAA
- the LOC117218945 gene encoding uncharacterized protein LOC117218945 — protein MPRCLIKSMRRYRKTDNPAEETEIPWIPPSSIDTKRKHQTKDNPAKSNNIWTSSSLPIVTRYSYNRGNIENNVIRNKESSSSGELRSTNFSEIEKSLQPTVIDTDRRIPCTIGEQGLERMQTPLSSAAKKLEYPINVPENRIKVAVDLNETFNGAEGQAEPKALYLTPSKKPIDLSQNQYFDNGKTAGVESTPNWKRNKTMHYCPFCRKSFDRPWVLKGHLRLHTGERPFECPMCHKSFADRSNLRAHQRTRNHHQWQWRCGECFKAFSQRRYLERHCPEACRKYRISQRREQNCT, from the exons ATGCCCCGTTGCTtgatcaaatccatgagaagatACAGGAAAACCGATAATCCCGCAGAAG AGACCGAAATTCCATGGATTCCGCCGTCGTCGATCGATACAAAACGAAAACACCAGACCAAAGACAATCCGGCGAAATCTAATAATATTTGGACATCCTCGAGCCTGCCGATCGTAACACGGTACAGCTACAACAGAGGAAACATAGAGAACAACGTGATTCGGAACAAAGAATCGTCGAGTAGCGGCGAGTTGAGAAGCACGAATTTTTCGGAGATCGAGAAATCGTTGCAGCCCACCGTGATCGATACCGACCGGAGGATCCCGTGCACGATCGGCGAGCAGGGCCTGGAAAGAATGCAGACACCGTTGTCCTCGGCGGCGAAAAAATTAGAGTATCCGATCAATGTGCCCGAAAATCGAATCAAAGTAGCGGTGGATTTGAACGAGACGTTCAACGGAGCCGAAGGTCAGGCGGAGCCGAAAGCGTTGTATTTGACACCGAGCAAGAAGCCGATCGATCTTTCTCAGAACCAGTACTTCGACAACGGGAAGACCGCCGGGGTCGAGAGCACTCCGAATTGGAAACGAAATAAAACCATGCACTATTGCCCATTTTGCCGGAAAAGTTTCGATCGTCCGTGGGTGCTGAAGGGTCATCTGCGCCTCCACACTGGCGAAAGACCCTTCGAGTGTCCGATGTGCCATAAATCATTTGCCGATCG ATCGAATTTACGTGCGCATCAAAGAACACGAAATCACCATCAATGGCAATGGCGATGCGGAGAGTGTTTTAAAGCATTCTCCCAAAGACGATATCTAGAACGACATTGTCCCGAAGCGTGTAGAAAATATAGGATATCTCAAAGAAGAGAGCAAAACTGCACCTAA
- the me31B gene encoding ATP-dependent RNA helicase me31b encodes MMTEAHINSNHVLNSGLTPKSDIDKMDDVGWKAKLKIPPKDKRIKTSDVTDTRGNEFEEFCLKRELLMGIFEKGWEKPSPIQEASIPIALSGKDILARAKNGTGKTGAYSIPVLEQVDPRKDVIQALVIVPTRELALQTSQICIELAKHMDIKVMVTTGGTILRDDIMRIYQKVQVIIATPGRILDLMDKNVAHMGHCKILVLDEADKLLSQDFKGMLDHVISRLPHERQILLYSATFPLTVKQFMEKHLRDPYEINLMEELTLKGVTQYYAFVQERQKVHCLNTLFSKLQITQSIIFCNSTQRVELLAKKITDLGYCCYYIHAKMAQAHRNRVFHDFRAGLCRNLVSSDLFTRGIDVQAVNVVINFDFPKMAETYLHRIGRSGRFGHLGIAINLITYEDRFNLHRIEQELGTEIKPIPKVIDPNLYVARPEDNNSMEEGNVSK; translated from the exons ATGATGACAGAAGCACACATAAATTCCAATCATGTCTTAAATTCCGGTTTGACACCCAAATCGGATATAGACAAAATGGACGATGTAGGTTGGAAAGCCAAATTAAAAATTCCACCAAAGGACAAACGAATTAAAACTAGT GATGTTACTGATACTCGTGGCAATGAATTTGAGGAGTTTTGCCTAAAGCGAGAATTACTGATGGGAATCTTTGAAAAAGGTTGGGAAAAGCCTTCTCCCATTCAAGAAGCCAGTATTCCCATTGCATTGTCTGGTAAGGATATCTTGGCTCGTGCAAAGAATGGGACTGGTAAAACTGGGGCCTACTCAATTCCAGTGCTAGAACAG GTGGATCCACGAAAAGATGTGATCCAAGCATTGGTGATTGTACCCACTAGAGAGTTAGCTCTTCAGACATCACAAATCTGTATTGAACTGGCAAAACATATGGATATCAAAGTAATGGTAACTACTGGAGGAACAATCTTACGGGATGACATTATGAGGATTTATCAGAAAg TGCAAGTAATAATTGCAACGCCGGGAAGAATTCTTGATCTTATGGACAAGAATGTTGCACACATGGGTCATTGTAAAATTCTAGTTTTGGATGAAGCGGACAAGCTTCTATCGCAAGATTTTAAAGGAATGTTGGATCATGTGATTTCTAG ATTACCACATGAACGTCAGATATTGCTGTATTCAGCCACATTTCCCTTAACGGTGAAACAATTCATGGAAAAACACTTAAGAGATCCATATGAGATTAATTTAATGGAGGAACTCACATTGAAAGGTGTAACACAATATTACGCCTTTgtacaagaacgacaaaaagtTCATTGCCTTAATACGCTGTTTTCCAAG TTGCAAATAACGCAAAGTATAATATTCTGCAATTCGACGCAACGTGTTGAATTACTGGCGAAAAAGATAACAGATCTTGGTTACTGCTGTTATTATATACACGCGAAAATGGCGCAGGCACaccgaaatcgcgtgtttcatGATTTCCGAGCTGGGCTATGCAGAAACTTG GTGAGCAGCGATCTCTTCACACGTGGTATTGACGTACAAGCTGTGAACGTCGTAATCAATTTTGACTTTCCAAAAATGGCAGAGACATACTTGCATCGTATTGGTCGATCAGGGCGATTCGGTCATTTAGGTATAGCAATTAACCTAATCACATACGAGGACCGTTTTAATCTTCATCGTATCGAACAAGAACTTGGAACAGAAATCAAACCTATCCCAAAGGTAATAGATCCAAATTTGTATGTAGCAAGACCAGAAGACAATAACAGTATGGAAGAGGGTAATGTGTCCAAGTAG